In Mycoplasmopsis synoviae ATCC 25204, the sequence TGCCGCTTATTTCAACAACATAATCAGAAACAGCTGAAATATATAATTTATTTTCCATTATTTAATTCCTTTATTTTTTGTTTTTTAGTAGTTGAATTCATAATGCTTAATGTAATCACACTAACAATTAAAACGGCAATGACAACACCTAAAGTAATTAAAGTAGTAGTGCTTGTAGCATTTGATGTTAAATTTTGTTTGATAATTAAATCATTATAAGCTTTTAAATATTGCGAACTTTCTTGTTCTAAATTATCTTGATCTAAAGTTTTATTTTGTGTTAAAACTGCTAAATTTAAAAATTGTTGTTGTAATAATGCTAATTTAGTATTAAAAGCTTTAAATTGTTCTTGATCAAAATTATTTTCACTATTAATGCGATCTAAATCAAGAATTAAAAGTGGTAAAGAATTAATTGCTTTATTTAAATTTTCAATATTTAAATTTAATAAGGCAAAATTTTTAGTAATAAGTTCATTTAATTGAACATCTTTTAATTGTTTTAAGTAATTGTTATAAATTTCTCGATAAGTACTTGTTAAATAACTAAAGTATGATAAACGAGAAATAGTTTGATTATGAATAGAATTAGTAAATAAATCCGCCATTAAACTAATTAAATTTTCATTTGTTAATTCATTAGTAAAAGTTTCATTATTAGCTTTAATAGTTGTATTATTTTTTTGATCTTGAATTAACGCATCTTGTAAAATTTTAAATTGAGATGAATTTATTGTTTGTATAGCTAGAAAAATTTGATTAAAAACTGCTATTGATAAATTACGATTGCCTAAAACGCTTAAATCTAAATCGGCTTTAATATTTAAAGCATTGTAATAATATTGCATCATTTGATTTATTGCATTAGAAGCAACTTCTAATGATTGTACATATTTACTATCATTATATTTAGTTACTGTTCTTTCATAAGTAGTTTGTGTGTTATTGGTATTATTTGTTAGTTGAATTTTTGCAAGTAAATTACCATTTTGATCTTCTCTTAATTCAATAACACGATAACTAATATTTTGTAAAATAGGATTAAAAAAGAAAATTGCGTCTTGATTAAAAATAGTACTATTAGTATTTAATAAATTAATTAAATTTTGATTACTATTTAATAAATAATCAGCTCTTAAAATAGGACTTAGCCGCGGTACATTTTCTTGAGCCACATCAATTTCAATACCTTCCACAGGTTCTGGATCTATTGGTAAAATAGGAGGAATTGGAGGCTGTGGCATTTCTTCTGGTTCATTGAATTCTTTATTTTGTTTTAAGTCAAACTCTAATGATCTTTTGTTAATATTATTTGCAATAAAACTATCAAAATTTTCATAACCTTCTGGAGGTAATAGTTCTATTGACCCATCTGCTTTAACTTCGAATCTTTTTTGATTATTTTCATAATTAGGAAAATCATTTTCATTTACAAAAATAGTTTTTCAATCATTTGCAAAATTAGTTAAATAAGTTCCATGCTGCAATAAAATTTTTTCTTGAGTTAAATTATTTTCAATAAGTTTTTTTTCTTCTCCATAATCAATTTTACTGTTTTTATCTATATCCTTAGTTTTAGCATAATCTAAAGGATTGCTTTCACCAATCATTACATTATCATAGGGATTTCCTAAATATTTAACATTAGCAAAATAATAAGAAGGACTAAATAAAAGATCATCAAAAATAAAATTTAATCCATTTGCCAATGGATCAGCAACCATTTTTTCTTTATTATTATTCAAATATTGAATGACTTTCTTTTGATAAGCTATTTTTACTAAATTTTCAATATTGGGTTCTACTTCGTTTTTTCTCTCTAATTCTGCTATTTCTAAATCAATATTTTTAATAGCATTATCTAATATTTCGGGCAATCTCTCTGATATTATTTGTTTTTGTTTTTCTTTTGCTGCTACAAAATCAGTTTTTTCTTTAGGGGCATTTTCATTATTATTATTATTATTATTAGAATTATTATCTGTTTCTGCTGATAAAACAAAAACAATTGGAATAGTACTAATAATAGGAGCAAAAGATAAAAGTTTTTTTATTTTCATGGTTCCTCACATGCGAAAAGAGAGAAATAAATTTGAGCTTTTAAACGGTAAGCTTTTTGTTTTAAAATTAGTAAATTAGCAATATTGCTTGCGTTATTATTCTCATTAATTTGAAATGTTTTTAAAAGAATGTCTTTTTTCAATTTACTATATTCTTGATTAAGTTTTTTTAATTCATTTTTGTTTTTATCATTTTGTTCATAAACAAAATATTCTTGATTGTAATATAAATTTATTTGACCTTTATTACTTTGAATTAATAATGAATCAAAGAAAATAAAATATTCTTTTTTATTATAAGTTAAAGAACATAAAACATTTTGAAAACTTAATAAAGCATTATTTTCAATTTTATTTCATTTATCATTTAAATTAAAATTAACTTTAAAATCAGTTGCTTTTACTGTTGTTTGAATATTTTTAGCAGATAAAAGATTTAATTGAATCATTATTTTTGTCCGCCTTTTTCATGTAATAAATCTTTTTTCTTAGATAAAATAGAAATTTCTTCAATTTCTTTTTCTCTTTTAGCTTTCAATAATGTTCTTTTTTGAAATTTAATTTTTTCTTCAAGGTCATTTAAAGTACTATTTTGTGCAACCAATTTATATTTTTCGTAAATTAATGCTGATTCAGTTAATAAAGTATATAAAGCAAAAATTAAATATGATTCTAATTCAGAATTGATAAATTCATCTAAATTCTGTCCTATTTTATGAGAAGATAAATTTGATTTAAATAAAGATGAAGATTGATGATGTTTTAAGACAAAATTATTTTCGTAAATAGGTAATAATTGAATATGTTTTTGTTTGATTTTTGAAGAATTAATTATAACATTTAAATTAACAAAATCTTGAGTTTGAAAACTATTAATAATAATTTTAGGTAGAATTTGACTTAAATAAGTAATTTCATTTTGTTTGTAACTGAATAATATGTGATAATTATGTTTTTGTGCAAATCTAATTGCTCTTTCACCAATTACAATAATTTGATCATTATTTTTATCAATAACATTAACTAAATGTTTTTCATGTTTTTGATATGAATTAGTACTATATTTTTCCTCTTCACTAATATAAACTCATAAAGTTTTTAATTTAGTAAAAGAAATTAAATTATTTTTTTTATTTAAAGTAGCTTGATCAGAACTAAATTTTTTTAAAACTTCTTCAATTATGTATTTAGAATAATTCATACGATCTAAATAAAAACTAATTGATCTAGAAAGTTTTAATAAATTAACTAGAGTAATATTTTTGTTAGATTCAACAATTTTATAAATTTTTTTTAAGGAATTATATCTAGTTTCAATAGATTTTTTATTCATCGATAAATTTTTCCCCAATAAATAATTTATATCCTAATTGACTTTTAAAGATAATACAATCTCTTAAAAACTCAATTTTAAAATTGTTATCTAATAAATTGTTTAAAAAAGTATTTAAATTTGCTTTTATTGCATCATTATTTGAAGTTAAATCAATGTCAGCAACATTTGAATTAGCTTTAAAATCTATTTTAGGTACAAAAGCATTCAAATTAAATCTTGGATCACGACTAAAAGTTAAAACAAATTGGTCCAAAACTAAATTCTTTTTTGACACAAAGAAATTTTTTAATAATGTAAATAAATGATTTTTTAATTCTTCTTCAGAATGATTGAATTTTAAAGAAAAAGAATTTCAAAATTGTTCATAGTCAATAAAATTATTAGTATTTTTTACATTATTAAATTCTTGTAAAATTTTGTTTTTATATTCTTGAGCCTTTTTATTAAATTCAAGAATAATTTTTTGATTATTGCTTATTTTTTTACTTTTAGTTAGATTTTTTTGATGCTTTTTGAACATGTTCTTTGCCTTTCTTAATGTTTTCTTTATTTATGATATTTTTAATTATTTTAGTTAAAATAGCATAAATAATTGGTGAAATTACCATTAATAAACTTATAACTAAAGAAGCTAAAACAAATACGGTTGCTATATCAAAAATATGTGTTCAAACTAATAAATAATAATTATTTTCATTCGTAGTTAAATATAATAAATTACTAAAAATCAAAATTGCACTACCCGCTATAAGATAAAAACAAAGAAGTAAATTTTCAAAAGAATTTAACTTATATTTATTTTTTAAAAGTAGAGTTAAATAATTAATAAATACTAAAGTTAAACAAGTAATATTAATTATTAAGCGATTTTGAAAATTTAATAATAAATTTGCAATTAATAGTAAAAAAGAATTAATTAATAAATTTAAAATAAAATATTTTTTTTGATCGAAATTATTAAATCATTTTTGTAAAAAAATAGTTAAAAAGATAAAACTTAAAGATAATAAAATAATTAAAGAAATTACTAAAACAAAAATAATTAATTCATTGTTATTTTCAATTTTAAAAATTAATTCTTTTGTTTTAGTTTTGAATAAAGCATAAAAAGCAAAAATTATCGATGCTAAAAATAACATTAAAAAGTTTTGAACTAAGTGTTTTAATATTTTATTTCTTATAACTGAATTAAAGATTTTATTTTTATTAGCAAAAAATTTATGTGCAATCATTAAAGCAAAAACAAAAATTAAAGCAAATATAATTAAATTTTTATAAATTGGTGTAACAACAAAAATTCTTTGTAAATGATTAATAAAAGAATTATTAATAAATATTGCGGTAATTTGTTTATCAGCTAAAAAAACTTGTAAAACATAAAAACCTATTACAATTAAAACAATTTTAATTAATAAATAACTTATTTCTAAAATAATCTTTTTTAAATCTAAAGTAAAGTATTTTTTTTGCATACTTAAACTAAAGAAATCATAACTTAAATCAATAATCAATAATGGAATAATTACAAAAGAATTTCTTAATAAAGTATTAGCTTGTGTATTAGAATTAACATTTAAACTAAAAGCAAATAAAACTAATAAAGCTAAAGCATAAAAATTATAAATAACATACCATGTAATATATTTAGAAAATTTTAAGTTATTTTTATTGACTAAAAAATAACTTTTCATAGTACTTATTATTATTAAAAGACCAAAGAGAATTACAGTATAAAATACATAGAAATTTGATCCTTTATGTAAAGTATAAGAAGTGTTAAACAAATCTTCATAAGAAAGTAAATTAACACTTAAATGCTTCATAGCAAATTCAAATAAGAAGCCAAAAATAACAACAAAGATAAACAGAGTAGATAAAGCTATAACTCTTAAAATATTTTCTTTTTCTCAATTGAATCTTAAAACTTTTGAATTATTCAAACGAGATGATTTCACTATTTCCTCCATTAGTATCAAAGTTGCTTGGTTTTACAATTGCTCTTTTACCAAAAGTAGTAAAGGCTTGAGAATTATTTAATGTATTTGCCATTACTTCATTGTCCACATATACAGTATTGAAAACTGCTTTGCCTGATTCAATTAATCCATAAAGTTCTGGACCTCAATTATTGCCTAAATCAACCGCGTTACCTTTTATATAAAGTGTATCAACTTTTTGAGGAGAAACAAACATTAACTTAGGACGATCGGGTCCTTTAATTAATAAAGCTGATCATTGTTGTAAATGAAGCGTTTTTGCATCAACAGTGAAAACATTAGTCTTATTAAATAAAGTTAATTTCTTAAAAACACGATCATAAAAATTCATATCTTGTAAACTTCTTATTTCTGGTATATTTGAAAAATCTAAGTAAGTTGGTCATGAGCCATCTCCAAATTGACCTTGGAAGATTCTCTCACCAAATCTATCGTTAAGAGCAATTTTAAGTCCTTCATTAATTTGATTTAATGACATACCTTTATCAAATTTTAAAGTATTAAATACTATTGATCCAGGCATATCACGATTATTACCAGGTATGCCAGGAAAACCTATGTCATAGTTATAATCAAAAGTAATATTTTTTACTCCTTTAAGTGCATAAGGATTTATAGCTCAATCATCAGCTATAGTATTGCTTGAATTATATAAATCAATTTCTTGAATTTTTTTGTCTTTCAAACCAATTAATGATGAAGTGTCTTTGCCTTCGAAAAATAGCGTTAATTTTTGAATTGAATCAGGCATTTTAGAAAGAATTTGGCTAAAATCTTGAGTTTTATCAATTAATCCCATGTTCCTTATAACAATACCATCAATTTTTCTGCCTGCTCTTGTTGCATCTTGTAAGAATTTAAGGAAACTATTGTATCCTTCTCTATTTGTTGCATCAAGTACTGCCATAACTCTTTTTGTGCCAACTTGTGATTTAGCATAATCACTAGTTGGAGTATATTCTAATACAGTAATACCTTTATTTGATTCCGCACCGTAATTTCTATAACTATTTGTTACATCTGTTTTACTAAATCCTTCGTAATCTAAATTACGAATTACACCAGAAGTTCTTTTATATTCTGTATTGTAAGGAAAATATCTTCTATTATTGTCTGCAATTAATTTATTTCTTACTACGTTATCACTATGATCAGCAAAACCTCAAACATTACCGAATGAACCTCATTGTAAACTAGGAACCATACCTTTAGCTAACATAGCATCAAGATCTCTTTGATAGTTTTCTCACATTAATTTAAATGACAACGAATAATTGTGCCAATTATCTTTATAAGGTCAGCCAATAGCATTTGCTTTTTCTTCAGTAGTTCTACCATCATTTACAATTAAACCATTTAATAAAGAACTTCAATCATTATCTTTTTCATTTTTTGTATAAGCGTTTAATTTTCTTATATCATTAATTGATTTATTAATTTCATCAATTTGTTCTTGTGTGAATTTAGTTGGAATATTTTGAGAAATTCTTACTAAATTATTTATTGCTGTTTTGATAGTTCTTTTTTCTGTTTCGCTTAATTGACCTTTAGGAGTTTCCACAGGTTTGAGCGTACTAAAATCTAAATCAGGTAAATTATTTATATTAACAATACCTTCAGAAGATTGAGGTAACATATCTTCTATTGTTGGTTTTTTAGGTTCGGGTTCTGGAATAGGTTCCGGATCAGGCTCAGGTTTAGGTTTCACAGGAGGTTCAGGTTCCACAGGAGATTCAACTTGATTTTCTTCTTTATCGTTAACTACAGGAGTTATTGTTTCTTCTTTTATTTCTTTTAAATTGTTATCTTTATTTGAGGAATTAATATCATCAGTTTCAACATTTTTTAAATTTAAAACTGATTTATCACCTCTTGAAACAATAATAACATTTAAGTCTCTAGCTTTATCACTAGAATTATCAATTATAACTTTAGCCGTTACTGCTCCAGCAACACCTAAAATACTAATAGCACCAAAATTAATTAATAATTTAATCTTTT encodes:
- a CDS encoding MSC_0624 family F1-like ATPase-associated membrane protein — translated: MEEIVKSSRLNNSKVLRFNWEKENILRVIALSTLFIFVVIFGFLFEFAMKHLSVNLLSYEDLFNTSYTLHKGSNFYVFYTVILFGLLIIISTMKSYFLVNKNNLKFSKYITWYVIYNFYALALLVLFAFSLNVNSNTQANTLLRNSFVIIPLLIIDLSYDFFSLSMQKKYFTLDLKKIILEISYLLIKIVLIVIGFYVLQVFLADKQITAIFINNSFINHLQRIFVVTPIYKNLIIFALIFVFALMIAHKFFANKNKIFNSVIRNKILKHLVQNFLMLFLASIIFAFYALFKTKTKELIFKIENNNELIIFVLVISLIILLSLSFIFLTIFLQKWFNNFDQKKYFILNLLINSFLLLIANLLLNFQNRLIINITCLTLVFINYLTLLLKNKYKLNSFENLLLCFYLIAGSAILIFSNLLYLTTNENNYYLLVWTHIFDIATVFVLASLVISLLMVISPIIYAILTKIIKNIINKENIKKGKEHVQKASKKSN
- a CDS encoding MSC_0622 family F1-like ATPase gamma subunit, which translates into the protein MNKKSIETRYNSLKKIYKIVESNKNITLVNLLKLSRSISFYLDRMNYSKYIIEEVLKKFSSDQATLNKKNNLISFTKLKTLWVYISEEEKYSTNSYQKHEKHLVNVIDKNNDQIIVIGERAIRFAQKHNYHILFSYKQNEITYLSQILPKIIINSFQTQDFVNLNVIINSSKIKQKHIQLLPIYENNFVLKHHQSSSLFKSNLSSHKIGQNLDEFINSELESYLIFALYTLLTESALIYEKYKLVAQNSTLNDLEEKIKFQKRTLLKAKREKEIEEISILSKKKDLLHEKGGQK
- a CDS encoding putative immunoglobulin-blocking virulence protein, whose translation is MIKAKKIKLLINFGAISILGVAGAVTAKVIIDNSSDKARDLNVIIVSRGDKSVLNLKNVETDDINSSNKDNNLKEIKEETITPVVNDKEENQVESPVEPEPPVKPKPEPDPEPIPEPEPKKPTIEDMLPQSSEGIVNINNLPDLDFSTLKPVETPKGQLSETEKRTIKTAINNLVRISQNIPTKFTQEQIDEINKSINDIRKLNAYTKNEKDNDWSSLLNGLIVNDGRTTEEKANAIGWPYKDNWHNYSLSFKLMWENYQRDLDAMLAKGMVPSLQWGSFGNVWGFADHSDNVVRNKLIADNNRRYFPYNTEYKRTSGVIRNLDYEGFSKTDVTNSYRNYGAESNKGITVLEYTPTSDYAKSQVGTKRVMAVLDATNREGYNSFLKFLQDATRAGRKIDGIVIRNMGLIDKTQDFSQILSKMPDSIQKLTLFFEGKDTSSLIGLKDKKIQEIDLYNSSNTIADDWAINPYALKGVKNITFDYNYDIGFPGIPGNNRDMPGSIVFNTLKFDKGMSLNQINEGLKIALNDRFGERIFQGQFGDGSWPTYLDFSNIPEIRSLQDMNFYDRVFKKLTLFNKTNVFTVDAKTLHLQQWSALLIKGPDRPKLMFVSPQKVDTLYIKGNAVDLGNNWGPELYGLIESGKAVFNTVYVDNEVMANTLNNSQAFTTFGKRAIVKPSNFDTNGGNSEIISFE
- a CDS encoding MSC_0620 family F1-like ATPase-associated subunit; the protein is MKIKKLLSFAPIISTIPIVFVLSAETDNNSNNNNNNNENAPKEKTDFVAAKEKQKQIISERLPEILDNAIKNIDLEIAELERKNEVEPNIENLVKIAYQKKVIQYLNNNKEKMVADPLANGLNFIFDDLLFSPSYYFANVKYLGNPYDNVMIGESNPLDYAKTKDIDKNSKIDYGEEKKLIENNLTQEKILLQHGTYLTNFANDWKTIFVNENDFPNYENNQKRFEVKADGSIELLPPEGYENFDSFIANNINKRSLEFDLKQNKEFNEPEEMPQPPIPPILPIDPEPVEGIEIDVAQENVPRLSPILRADYLLNSNQNLINLLNTNSTIFNQDAIFFFNPILQNISYRVIELREDQNGNLLAKIQLTNNTNNTQTTYERTVTKYNDSKYVQSLEVASNAINQMMQYYYNALNIKADLDLSVLGNRNLSIAVFNQIFLAIQTINSSQFKILQDALIQDQKNNTTIKANNETFTNELTNENLISLMADLFTNSIHNQTISRLSYFSYLTSTYREIYNNYLKQLKDVQLNELITKNFALLNLNIENLNKAINSLPLLILDLDRINSENNFDQEQFKAFNTKLALLQQQFLNLAVLTQNKTLDQDNLEQESSQYLKAYNDLIIKQNLTSNATSTTTLITLGVVIAVLIVSVITLSIMNSTTKKQKIKELNNGK
- a CDS encoding MSC_0621 family F1-like ATPase epsilon subunit; translated protein: MIQLNLLSAKNIQTTVKATDFKVNFNLNDKWNKIENNALLSFQNVLCSLTYNKKEYFIFFDSLLIQSNKGQINLYYNQEYFVYEQNDKNKNELKKLNQEYSKLKKDILLKTFQINENNNASNIANLLILKQKAYRLKAQIYFSLFACEEPWK
- a CDS encoding MSC_0623 family F1-like ATPase-associated protein, which codes for MFKKHQKNLTKSKKISNNQKIILEFNKKAQEYKNKILQEFNNVKNTNNFIDYEQFWNSFSLKFNHSEEELKNHLFTLLKNFFVSKKNLVLDQFVLTFSRDPRFNLNAFVPKIDFKANSNVADIDLTSNNDAIKANLNTFLNNLLDNNFKIEFLRDCIIFKSQLGYKLFIGEKFIDE